GACGTCCCACGGCGGTGATCTCGATCAGATGGCGAAAAAGAATAAATGGATCGCGTCGATGACGAAGTATATTCTGAAGCAGGCCGATCATGTGATTGTCGTCGGGGAAGCTTTAAAGCAGGAGGTCGTCGGTCAGTACGGGGTATCCCCGGAACGCGTCTCTCTCATTAACATGGGTGTCGACCGGAAGCTTTTCGCCCCGAGAGGTTCGGAACTGATGAAGCAGGAGTTAAACCTGAGCCCGGATCATTTCCATCTGCTGTTTGTGGGAAATTTAATTAAAGCTAAAGGGCTGACAGAGCTGCTGGAAGCTTTCCAGTCTCTTAATCAAGAGCGGCGGAATCTTGAGCTTCATATTATAGGAAGTATGAAGGATGCTGGGTATTTGTCCGAACTGAAAGAAAGCGTTCAGCCGGACAACAAAGAGGTGGTTCATTTTCACGGCGTTAAGGACCAGGAGAACCTGGCGAAATGGATGGCCGCTGCTGACCTGTTCGTCCTCCCCTCTTATATCGAAGGATTTGGACTGGTAGCGCTGGAAGCCATGTCCTGCCATACCCCTGTCGTCGCTTCCGATGTAGGTGGTTTATCTTATCTCCTCAGTGACGAAGCAGGCGTACTCGTTAAACCGAAAGATGCCGCTTCTCTGCGTAAAGGAATCGACGAAGTCATCGATGATCCTGAACGGCGCATAACCATGATTCAAAAAGGGGAACGGATTGCGGAAGAGAACAATGAGGAAATCCTGATCAAACGGATTATCGACATCTATAACCAATAAGAATCTCAGAAACTCAAATCATTGGATTTGAGTTTTCTGTTAGGAAGATACGGAATTTCCCTATTATTTGATATAATTTGTATAGGAACCCCAAAGTGCAGAAAGGAAACATTCACATGAACGTAAGGAAATACCACCCAAAAGATTTGAATCAGGTCCAAACCCTTTTCCAAAAGACGTTCAAGCAGGAACGTTCCTATGAGTTATGGAATTGGAAATTTAAACACAACCCTAAATCTGACTCTCCCTTTATTCTAGTCTGGGAAGAGAACGATACGATACAGGGCCATATCAGTTTGTGGGTGACCGAGGCTTATCTATCCGGTGAAAAATCAACCATCGGCCTGCGCGTCGATACGATGGTGGATCCGGATGCACGCGGCAAAGGCATTTATAAACAACTGAATGAAGCCCTTTTGAGAGAAGCAAGCGATGCTGGAATCGATTACTTGTACGGATTCCCCGCTCCAAAAGCGAAGGAATTATTTATTCGATACACAGATGCTGTTCACCTGACAGACATGCCCCGCTGGATGTACGTTCAGCGGCCTGTCTCCGTACTCGCCTCTAAATTCGCGCCGCTGAAACTGCTCAGGCCGCTTGATCTGGCGTATGCAAAGTGGAAAAATCCGTATAAGCCAACCTCCTCTTCGCTTCATTGGAAAAACATCACGGAGTGTGGTCCGGAATTTGACGATCTTGCACAGGAAACACGTCACATCGCCCCTGCTCTTGTAGTAAGAGATGCTGCTTATTTGAATTGGCGCTACCTGTCCCATCCCGAAAACGAATATGAAATTCATGCGGTATATCGCGAAGAAATACTCCAGGGGTACGTGGTAACGAAAATCACCACAAGCAGCGGATTTAAAAATGGGTTAATTGTCGATATGCTTGCGAATGAGGAAGAGATTTGGGAAGCGCTGCTGCAGAAGAGCTTTGATGTGCTCAAACAGACCGACGTCATCCAGACATGGGCGCTCGCCCACACCCCTCTCGCGGCCCACCTGAAGAACAATGGATTTACTCATAAAGACAGCCCAATGCCTTTAGTAGGTAAAGAGATCAATGAATCCCTCCGCTTCTTAAATCAATCGAGCAAGTGGTACATTACCCCAGGCGACGTGGATTCGTATTAAAAAGGAGATCTGATTTATGAAGCGACAAATTCTCAAACTAGCGCGGCCCGTTCTATCTCCCGCGAATCATATGGTCATCAGCCGCTATTATAAGGCCGACAGACCATTGAACGATGTAACCGAACAGCGCGTGCTGCTGTTTGCACCGCACGTGGATGATGAAACGATTGGAGCTGGCGGCACGTTAATGAAACATGCCGCCAGTGGAGCAGAGACGCACGTAGCTTTCTTAACAGATGGCTCTGGAAGCCAAAGTACGGGCGCGGCCGATGAGATAGTGGCAGCCCGTAAGAAGGAAGCACAGAAAGTGAAGGAACTGCTTAACCTAACTTCCATCGACTTCTTCGATGAAAAAGATGGACAGCTGACGAGTGACAAACGGACAAGAGCATGGATCAAAGGGAAGATTGAAACGGTCCAGCCTGAAGTGATCTATGCCCCCGTATTCGTTGACTGTCATGCGGACCACATCGCAACCGCCCAGCTCGTCCGCGATACGCTTGAGGAAATGGGACGGGAAGACATCACGATCCGCTTGTATGAGATTAATACATTGCTGCCTAAGGAAGAAGTGAACTGCATCGTGGATATTTCCCCGTATGTCAGCCGGAAGAAGGAAGCGATTGATGTGTTCCAATCTCAGGCCATCGATTTTGACGGCTTTCAGAGACTGGAGAAGTTGAAGCGTCATTTGGTGGCCGGTTCGGTAGAAGCCTCGGTAGAAGCCGTCGAAACGTTCCTTGAATTAACACCGGCAGAGCTTCGCAGCCGCTTCGACCGGGTTCAGGGTAAATATACGTACAGCGAGCATTTCAAACAGGTGAACAAAGAAGTGACCCTGCTCTATGCGATGTACAAGAATTTAACGTTTAAGCGGCAGGTATATGCAGAAAGCCGTAAATAGGCTCAGCTTAATTCTTCTGTTAAATAAATCAGTAAAGCAATAGTTAATCCTATATAATAAACGTCCAGTCAAGTAGAGCTGGACGTTTATTTTTTTGCAGAAAATTTCTTGTTCTAAGTATTACTCTTCTTCAGTATCATTTTTGCGGCGATAAAATAGACCACAATTCCGAGTATAATAGGCAGAATGGAGCCACCGACATGGATGCTTTTGCCATCTTCTGGTGAATATTCGTTACTGTAGTAGAATTGCAGCCAGCTTAGATCCAAGAGACTGCCAGCAGCATAGATTAATAGAATGGCTGATAATTCAATGAAAAATCTCCTCATACGTAAACCCTCCCAGTAAAGGTCTGCCCAATCGCTTTGAGAATTTTTAAACCTATGGCTCGTTCTTCATATCTTTTATTTCCCTTTCAAGCCTGTCTATTTTCTGCTGCAATTCATGATCTGGCTGCGTAACTTTCCGCCCTATGATGATTAGGAAGCCGAGAAGGGCTGCACCCCCGCCTATGATGAACACACCTATCAAAATAATAAACTCAACCATTGAATCCATCCCCCCCCTCTGCACCATCGACCACTTACGAGAGAGCTTCTTTCTTTTAATCCCATTTTTTCAAGGCTGTCCACAGCCTTTTCAACTTCCGGTCCACGGGCTTGCGATCATCGGATTGCTGCTTCTGCCATTCATTGTAGCTCGCTATTCCGATGAGAATGAGGCCTGCGAGCAGCAGATACACCCACCACGGAAGATTGCCCCAGTAGGGTCTGGTCTGGTAAAGAACATTGAAGATCAGCACACCCATGCCGACGAAAAAGTAAGATTTAATCCGGAACTGCATGCCGGCGACCATCGATAGCAGCGATAATCCGCCAAGAATCCAAGCGTCCCAAATCGTATGACTCTGGATGCCATCAACTACTAAATAAGCAGCAATCAGCAGGAGAACCGCAAGCTGCACATGATTCAGAATCACGGCGTACTCACGCCAGGTTTTTCTCCGCAGTATGAAAAGAACACCAAGAACGGGAAGCACTTGCAGTTCAGCTTCGATTAAGTCAGGAATCAGTGCATGATAATCCAGTAATACAATGATATACCCGGCATATAAACACCCGAATCCCAATGTAATGAACGATTTGCCAAGCAGCGGCTGCACCCATTTTTTAGCATTAAACAGGAACCAGATACTCAACAATAGTACGGGAATGACCCTTATCCAGACGTTCTCATCCATCATGGTCGTCAGGTTCAAATAGCCAATATAAAAGAGCGCTGTCCAGGTATAGGCATCGGCCTCTATTTTCGGGCCGATCAATAAACGATGGAAGTAGCGGCCTGCCACAAGCAGAATACCGAAACTTATGACCATCACCGTAACGAACGCTGAACGCTCCCAATCAAGGCTGACCTCATTCAATAACGCCAGGCTAAGTAATAAGGGAATAAATCGAGCGAGCGACCACTTTCTGCGATGCATAAAGAAGAGGATCAGGATGACGTACCCAACGGCGAGAAGCCATTCATACGGTGCCCACGGTTCCAGTCTGTTGATAAACAGAGACAATCCGAAAATGGAAAAAGGAATGAGATACCATTCGGTCCTTTTCTTCCACACGGCTGGTACCCCCATCCAGATTCCTGCGATGGCTATACTGGTCACAAGCCAGGCATACGTTTCGGGAACCGCATCCCACCAGCCGAAGTAGCCAGGGACCGTCCACACCGCAAAAAACAGCGTCGTCAAAGTTGCGTAAAGCATCAGCTTGATTTCCCATTCGCGTTTGGCTTTTAAGGTGCTGTAGACGTACAGACTAAGGGGGATCAGCAGTACCCAGGGATACATCGCTTCCCCGCCCAGTGAATTGAGCAGAAAAATAGCGATCAAGAGAGGCTGAACGGAATGAGCCAGCCAATAAAAATAGGGCTGTCTTTCTTCCCATTTTCCAAGTCTCACATCTCCAAGAAAGACGAGCAGAGCAGGTGAGAGTATCATATAAGTAAAAAACGAAGCAAACGAATCGAACGATAATGGATCAAGTAAAGAGATATAAAAAGCTAACATCGTAACCGACACGAATAGCCAGAGAAAGGCTCTTTTAGCATACAGCACAAACCATACCATCATGCCGATGCCGACGAACAGAATCATAGGACGGATCAAAACAGGGTCCACCCAGGGATTGGCTGCCAGGATGATCATAGCCAGGATATAAGAACCTTGGCCCGTATAAAAACTGGCCGCAGACAGCTGTTTATCACGAAATTTGCTCCATACTAAATGGACGATGGTAAGTAAGATTCCTGTGACGGCCAAATGAAATGGAAAAGCTAACCCTTCCTGATAAGCAGGAAACCAGCCCATGAGAGGTTCATATAAAATAGCGGATGAAATAAACAAAGCCACCGGATGCACCCATACCGCTGTTTCTCCGATATCCACTTGGCTGTCCTTCCTTTTCACAGGATAAGCAAGACCGCTGATCATCAGGAACATGAACGAGCTATAGGCCAGACGTTCATCATACACGCTGTACCCAATACAGCCCGCCATAACGAATATCGATGCATAGATCGTGCTCGGAGCCACAGCCTGGAGCCAAGCCAGGTTCGTCCATAACCCGATGTAGAGAAGAGACACCGCTGCTCCGATAAACAGGAATAGAAATAGCGGGCCAATCTCCGTCATTTCCCACAGCTGCCAAAGAGTGATAAAGAAAAACACAGGCGTCATATATTGGAAAACCACGTAGCTGGTTAAATTCGAAAGCAATAGGTAATTGACTGTAATCAGGGCGTAAGCGATCAGCAAGAGCCACGAACCCTCTTCCCCTCTAAACACGATACTTTCGTAACTAATATAAACAAAAGCACAAAAGGAGACGATTCCGCTCGTATAACGAAACACTTTTTCCACGAATTGATGATTCTTAAAGGCGTAAGCAAAACCTAAGTAAACCAGCCCAACCACCGCATAAACGGTAAGATCGACAGACTGAAGGGGTGAATTCTCTACCAGTTGATAGATAGCGTACACGATCATCACCGAAAAAACGAATTGGTACTCTTTCGTTTGATAGATGAAAACCATCGCCATATAGATGCTCGCCGTCAGCAGCAGATTGAAGCTGTAAAAGACTTCACTCTCAAAGAAAAACAGCATGAGCACGGTTGAAAGGACTAAGTTCATCTGCGCATAGAGCGGCAACTCTTTTATAAATAACGCCCATCTGTTCGAATCCTTAAACCAGATATAACCGCCAAGCAGAAACGCATTGAAAAGCATTAAACACATATAGAACGCGTCCACCGATAGAGGAAGGGCGCCAAGGCTGAATCCTGCCGACAGCGATAAAAATACATAAGAGATCCATACGTATAAACGCGACTTATGTACAATCGCATGCCTGATGTATAACGGCAATGGAAGCAGTGTACCGAGCAGACCTAAGAGGTATCGGCCTTCCCCGAACAGGGATAGATAGTCACCGAACAATCCAAAGAATCCAATCGCCACAATCGCAATCGGGATTAGCAGACTTCCTAATGTCAAAAAGGCAAAGGCTGTCTTCTGGATGTTCAGAAACTTTCCTGTCCCGTAACTCAAACCATGAAAAAACAAGGAGACGAAGAAGATGGAAAGAACTTTCATTCCTGCACCCATCTGATCCCACTGGCTTGTAGCGACAATCAATCCTGTTATTAATAGCAGGGAAACTCCAAGGATCAGGGACCACGTAATATTACGCTCACGGATTTCCTCTTTGGATTTTGTTTTTTTCTCTTTCTTCGGTTTCGCAGGAGGCTTCTGTTCTGAACCTGTATCGCGGACCTCTGCTGTCTCTGTTGCCTCTGCTGCTGTATGAAGCTTCTTATGTTCTTCTTCCCGCTTCTTGTCTTGTATGTATGTACGATCAGCGTCTAACACCTTATGGTAGGCTTCATCGGTTAAGTATCCATTGTTACGTAAGTGCTCAAGCTGATCCTTGAACACTTTCCGCTTCTCGTCTTCCGGTAAATGGGCCAAAATTCTCCCTCCATCCCTCACGAATATGTACCTACTTGTAAGGGTAAACTTGCCCATATTCGATTTCAACCTTTTTTGGAATTTTATAACAAAATAACGTGAGTTTCGTCCATTTATTTTGATACAGATTTTAATAATAAATAATGCCAGCATCTATTTTAGAATACCGGCATCCTTTATTATAAATTCTCTTTTCCAACTTCATGAACATAATCATTTTGAGCCATTTCACGTTCAGCGGTCTGTTTGGCTAGTAATTCTTTTGCCTGGTTGTAAGAAAGACCTGAGTTCGCGTTCTGACGTTTCACCTCATCAATATCTGCTCCTGAACTGGTGACGTTTTTCTGATTGCGATTAGGCTCCATGGACTTTGCCATAGGAAACACCTCCTCGTATTAACCTTCTCCTCTCCACTGTTTTTATTCATAAGTTACATGACCTTGAACAGCGGGGCGTTGGTAATATAATGGAGTATTGAAGAAAAGCTCCATTTACTTGAAGACTCCGTTTCGAGATAATTCTGGTCCGTTCAGGTATCCGGGCTAGGGTTGGTTGGGAAATAAATCGCTTTCCTGTGGGGGAACTGTTGAGCCTCCTCAGTCGTTTTCACTCCTTGTGGGGTCTCACCTAGATCCTTCTCCCACGGGAGTCTCACTATTTCCCCTCCAACCCAACTCTAAAATTGCTAACGGACCCTTCCAGAAGAGAAAAGTTCTCCTCTTTAATCTGTATGAAATGCTTTGATGACAGGCTATTGTGTATCGTTACATCCTGAAAATAGGTACAAAATCACATGATCTAATTCCTCATTACGCAGGTGATATATAAAGTGATTTCGAGCTTCTAATATCGCAAGGTCCGGAGGGGGACGATGAAGACTCCTGTGGGATAAACATGATCGGTAAGATCCCGGAAGGCGAAGCCTGAGGAAGCTTACCACATGCCCACGGAAAGCGAATCGTCCCCCGCAGGACCTTCAGTATAATCAAACATCTCGAAACTGAGTCTTACAGTAAACGGCCCGATTGTGTAATAAGCCTATTATGAAAAATCAACACCGTTGGATTCCAGTCTATAAAGAAATCCCTCCACGAAATTTTGTCGTGGAGGGATTTTTTCATTATCGCAGGTTTGTAAGCTTCGGAAAGACCCTCATCGCATTGTTGTAGAATACATTCTCTACATGCCTGGACGGTATAAAGTCACCGATAAACTCCGCATACCCTTTGATCGGAACTAACGGCCAATCCGTTCCGAATAGTAATTTTTCATAATGCCCGCAAAATTTTAAGGCATGCCGAACGTGATCAAAGTAGTTATCTTTCAATTTTCCGGCGAGAGTTTTGTTTGTACCAACGACCCAGCCAGACAAATCCGCAAATAAATTCGGATTTTTATAAACCAATTCCGCTCCGGTCAGAACCCAAGGATCGCCTAAGTGCGCCATGATAAAATTCACGTCGCGCCGTAAAACCGCCACCTCATCAAGCGTGAGCGGATGGGCATATTTTAATAACCCGCGTTCGGAATACGTATCTCCCGTATGAAATACAACCGGTACGTCATAAGACGCGGCTAAATCATAGACTGGCTGATAAACAGCATCATACGCATAGTACGGATAGTAGCCCAGGTATATTTTCACTCCTGCGACCTGCTGCTTCTTAAGTTCATTTTCGAGAGCATCCAGCCCCGATTTCCCTAATTGGTAAGGGTTGATTCCAGGACAGACGGCCACGCGTCCCGGAAGCTCTTTTTCTAAATCAAGCCCCATGGGAGAGGCGGCATGATGATCTGGGAACCCCATTTCCGGTGTTTCCGTTACGCCCATCCCTACCGCAAACTCAACATCTCCCTCTTCCATTTCCTTTTGCAGTCCTTTGCCTGAGTAATCGACGCGCGACAGTTCGTTTGCCGTATGATGGAACGTTTCGATATCTGAAAAGTGAATATGTGCATCAATGATCTTCATAAAAAAACTCCTATTTAAACAATATTCCATGAAACGGATGGTTTAGTTTGTCATACGTCTCTTCTCCGAAAAATAGGACGGTCGGCTCTACTTGGGTTCGTTCTCCGGATGTTGCCGCCCAGTCCTGAACCGATTCCACCAGGAAAACTTCCTGGTTTATATATGCGCCTGCTGTCTGTCTGGCATTCGGATGGATTAGTGTCGCCTTCTCCTTCCGATCATCGGAACCGATCTGAACAAAAGGTGTGTCGTTTAATTCATACTCTTCGATGCCGGCGTAATACGTATGAAACAAGCCGCTGTTAGGCTGAGAGGCATAACAGGATTTCAAATCTTCCGCTGGTTTGAAAAATGCCTCCAGG
The Halobacillus halophilus DSM 2266 DNA segment above includes these coding regions:
- a CDS encoding PIG-L deacetylase family protein, which gives rise to MKRQILKLARPVLSPANHMVISRYYKADRPLNDVTEQRVLLFAPHVDDETIGAGGTLMKHAASGAETHVAFLTDGSGSQSTGAADEIVAARKKEAQKVKELLNLTSIDFFDEKDGQLTSDKRTRAWIKGKIETVQPEVIYAPVFVDCHADHIATAQLVRDTLEEMGREDITIRLYEINTLLPKEEVNCIVDISPYVSRKKEAIDVFQSQAIDFDGFQRLEKLKRHLVAGSVEASVEAVETFLELTPAELRSRFDRVQGKYTYSEHFKQVNKEVTLLYAMYKNLTFKRQVYAESRK
- a CDS encoding GNAT family N-acetyltransferase — protein: MNVRKYHPKDLNQVQTLFQKTFKQERSYELWNWKFKHNPKSDSPFILVWEENDTIQGHISLWVTEAYLSGEKSTIGLRVDTMVDPDARGKGIYKQLNEALLREASDAGIDYLYGFPAPKAKELFIRYTDAVHLTDMPRWMYVQRPVSVLASKFAPLKLLRPLDLAYAKWKNPYKPTSSSLHWKNITECGPEFDDLAQETRHIAPALVVRDAAYLNWRYLSHPENEYEIHAVYREEILQGYVVTKITTSSGFKNGLIVDMLANEEEIWEALLQKSFDVLKQTDVIQTWALAHTPLAAHLKNNGFTHKDSPMPLVGKEINESLRFLNQSSKWYITPGDVDSY
- a CDS encoding glycosyltransferase — its product is MKKRVLVISNMYPSKLNPTYGIFVKNQVEALREQGLNMDIAVNKDNRGGKRNLIMKYGTWLLRILSKLITNGRKYDVVHAHYIFPSGLPALLFKKLFKSKLIVTSHGGDLDQMAKKNKWIASMTKYILKQADHVIVVGEALKQEVVGQYGVSPERVSLINMGVDRKLFAPRGSELMKQELNLSPDHFHLLFVGNLIKAKGLTELLEAFQSLNQERRNLELHIIGSMKDAGYLSELKESVQPDNKEVVHFHGVKDQENLAKWMAAADLFVLPSYIEGFGLVALEAMSCHTPVVASDVGGLSYLLSDEAGVLVKPKDAASLRKGIDEVIDDPERRITMIQKGERIAEENNEEILIKRIIDIYNQ
- a CDS encoding amidohydrolase family protein; protein product: MKIIDAHIHFSDIETFHHTANELSRVDYSGKGLQKEMEEGDVEFAVGMGVTETPEMGFPDHHAASPMGLDLEKELPGRVAVCPGINPYQLGKSGLDALENELKKQQVAGVKIYLGYYPYYAYDAVYQPVYDLAASYDVPVVFHTGDTYSERGLLKYAHPLTLDEVAVLRRDVNFIMAHLGDPWVLTGAELVYKNPNLFADLSGWVVGTNKTLAGKLKDNYFDHVRHALKFCGHYEKLLFGTDWPLVPIKGYAEFIGDFIPSRHVENVFYNNAMRVFPKLTNLR